Sequence from the Thermothelomyces thermophilus ATCC 42464 chromosome 2, complete sequence genome:
GCGGCTGCCGTGTTGGCGGCCCCCGTCATTGAGGAGCGCCAGAACTGCGGCGCTGTGTGGTAAGAAAGCCCGGTCCGAGTCTCCCATGATTTTCTCGTCGAGTAATGGCATAAGGGCCACCCCTTCGACTGACCGTGAGAATCGATCAAATCCAGGACTCAATGCGGCGGTAACGGGTGGCAAGGTCCCACATGCTGCGCCTCGGGCTCGACCTGCGTTGCGCAGAACGAGTGGTACTCTCAGTGCCTGCCCAACAGCCAGGTGACGAGTTCCACCACTCCGTCGTCGACTTCCACCTCGCAgcgcagcaccagcacctccagcagcaccaccagGAGCggcagctcctcctcctcctccaccacgCCCCCGCCCGTCTCCAGCCCCGTGACCAGCATTCCCGGCGGTGCGACCTCCACGGCGAGCTACTCTGGCAACCCCTTCTCGGGCGTCCGGCTCTTCGCCAACGACTACTACAGGTCCGAGGTCCACAATCTCGCCATTCCTAGCATGACTGGTACTCTGGCGGCCAAGGCTTCCGCCGTCGCCGAAGTCCCTAGCTTCCAGTGGCTCGACCGGAACGTCACCATCGACACCCTGATGGTCCAGACTCTGTCCCAGGTCCGGGCTCTCAATAAGGCCGGTGCCAATCCTCCCTATGCTGGTGAGTTACATGGCGACTTGCCTTCTCGTCCCCTACCTTTCTTGACGGGATCGGTTACCTGACCTGGAGGCAAAACAACAACAGCCCAACTCGTCGTCTACGACCTCCCCGACCGTGACTGTGCCGCCGCTGCGTCCAACGGCGAGTTTTCGATTGCaaacggcggcgccgccaacTACAGGAGCTACATCGACGCTATCCGCAAGCACATCATTGAGTACTCGGACATCCGGATCATCCTGGTTATCGAGCCCGACTCGATGGCCAACATGGTGACCAACATGAACGTGGCCAAGTGCAGCAACGCCGCGTCGACGTACCACGAGTTGACCGTGTACGCGCTCAAGCAGCTGAACCTGCCCAACGTCGCCATGTATCTCGACGCCGGCCACGCCGGCTGGCTCGGCTGGCCCGCCAACATCCAGCCCGCCGCCGAGCTGTTTGCCGGCATCTACAATGATGCCGGCAAGCCGGCTGCCGTCCGCGGCCTGGCCACTAACGTCGCCAACTACAACGCCTGGAGCATCGCTTCGGCCCCGTCGTACACGTCGCCTAACCCTAACTACGACGAGAAGCACTACATCGAGGCCTTCAGCCCGCTCTTGAACTCGGCCGGCTTCCCCGCACGCTTCATTGTCGACACTGGCCGCAACGGCAAACAACCTACCGgtatgtttttttttcttttgtctctgtcccccccttttctcccCCTTCAGTTGGCGTCCACAAGGTCTCTTAGTCCTGCTTCATCTGTGACcaacctccccccccccggcaCCGCCCACAACCGTTTGACTCTATACTCTTGGGAATGGGCGCCGAAACTGACCGTTCCACAGGCCAACAACAGTGGGGTGACTGGTGCAATGTCAAGGGCACCGGCTTTGGCGTGCGCCCGACGGCCAACACGGGCCACGAGCTGGTCGATGCCTTTGTCTGGGTCAAGCCCGGCGGCGAGTCCGACGGCACAAGCGACACCAGCGCCGCCCGCTACGACTACCACTGCGGCCTGTCCGATGCCCTGCAGCCTGCCCCCGAGGCTGGACAGTGGTTCCAGGCCTACTTCGAGCAGCTGCTCACCAACGCCAACCCGCCCTTCTAAACCTCGTCataaagagagagagatggcGGGCATGGGCCTGATTGGGTTCATTGACCATGCGGCTCTTCTGGGGGTACATAttttacctacctacctataaATAAGGCGGCCTATCGGGCTCTCGCTTCGTTTATTAGGTACTTGTTCTTGTACATACTTTGTTTATACATACAGCAGTTAGCATCCACTATTCGTTTCGACAAAGCGGAACTttccagaaaaaaaaaggttgtACATAATTagtctttaggcttcgattCTTTGTGCCTTTCTTTTtggtaaaaaaaaaattttTTTTGAGGCATGATTACCTTAGGTACGTTCGTCGTTGTATTGGTCCCCCTGCATTTTGGCGCGAGAGCAGCTCAGCCCCTTGCAAATCCCTCAACGGGCGTTCAATTCCCTCCACTCGGGTCTTCAGCGAGACCAGCCGTCCAGAGTATCCCACCGTGTAGTTGCCCCACGAACCAGTCGTCCTCGTAAGCCTCGTCAAAGTGTCCAAGAGCAGTATAGAAGCAACGACCTCCGTCAAAAGTCTGGCACCATGCGATCGGGTGGTCCTCCCCGTGCGCCCCGCCCTCGTAGGACTTCTCATCCACGCCAAGGAGCACGTGCAGGCCGTCGGACGTCGCCCGCGGGTGCGCCTTGAAGTTGTACCATTCGTCCTTCCAGACGCGCTCCAGCTGCGCCTGCTTGGGTTCCTGCGGTTCCTGCGGTTCCTGCGCTGGCCggtcggcgccgccgtcttGGTCACACGCCCGCAGCGACATGACTGGGTGTTTCGGGTCGAGCAGCTTGACGAGCCCGACCTGGGGTTCCGGGTGGTTGTCGAACACGGCGCCAATGAGGTGGCCGTACCATTCGGATGACTGCATGGCGAAGCTGGCGCAGTGTACCGCCACGATCCCGCCGCCCGCCTGGACGAAACCCCGCAGGGCGCCCAGCTGCGCGCCGTCCAGGAACTCGCCCGAGCACTGCAGGAGGACGATGACGCGATACGCCGAGAGGGAGCCGGGGCTGAACACGGCGGGATCCTCGCTGTCGTCCACCGTAAAAGGGTGCCGCCCGGCAGCCGAAGCGGACGCGAGACGGTGCAGAGCCCGGATGCCGGCTGGGATCGAATCGTGCCTGTATGCCGTCGTCCGGCTGAAGACGAGAACCCTGAAGGGGTCGGGCATGATGACTTAATAGTTGCCTAGTTTTGGATGCTATCAAGCCAGTTCTGCAGCGGCTTATAATAGAATTTTCTGCCCCTGGACTCCAGAGCGAATCGTCGAGAGGTTGTTTATTTAACTGATAATTAGGCACTTATCACCAACAATTTGCGGGGACAACTTCATCCCTTATTATCGACAACAACAAGGAACAACCATCCGGCAGAAATGGTGCGGGGTAAGTGAATGCTCTGAGAAGTGGAACCCTCGGTTGGTAATTAGCTATCACTAGGTAAGCTCTCCGAAAGTGACGAGTTCAGAAATTGCTTGCTGTCTAGGGAGTCTGGCTAGCTGAGCAACATTATGCAAACCTTGGAAATCGTTGAAGGGGTAAGTCATTAGACACCCCCCACTGCCTCATAATAGGATGTAAGTCCACCACTAAAGAGGGCGCCCATGTTCCAAGTAAGCATAATTAGgaaacagcagcagcaaagTAAGGTACTGGAGAGGGGCAGGAGTGAAGATCAAGCAGAACGCTCGAGTTCTGACTTTCTTTCTTGCCTCCTCCAAAACAGCTTGAGGTATAGCATATACTATTAGTGGGAGGAAAGAGACATTGTTGATTCGTTCCACTCTGATTGGACGGACGACTTGGAAGCGTAGCATCAAACGCTTCCAACAGCGTCCCATTACCTATATATTCAAAGCTTCCAAGGCGCAGAGTCACTCGAGCGTGATGCTCAGTGCGTAATAATAGGATTTATCTGCTCCGTACGCAAGGAGTCTGATTGAACAACTCGGGGAAGCTGGAAGCGGTGCTTGGGAGGCTGGGTGATAGAAGATGGTTTCCAATAGATGGAAGAAAGTTGGTAAGTTcaaaatagttcaaaagtgcgatgtctccttcctacgtttgctggccctgttggctctgtataagtagaggataggaacaaagaacactccgtttgccagcccgtttgccagatccacaggGCTTATCTTATCCATCCTTACATGATGGACGCGTCCGTAGACAACGTACTGCATCACTGGGTTAATATGGGATAAAACTGGACAGAACATTCTGGCCTAAATGTTTCGTAGAAAAGGTTGGACAACCCGGGCCTTATTCTAAGGTAATTAATTTCTAGGTAGGTAGGCAAGGTGTCTTCTACGGGCCTCTGGCGTTGCCTTTTGTCCACTTAATACGGCTGAACTCTTCCAAGCTCTTGGTCAACAAACCAACAATCGCCGGCTTTGTTGTCGAGAACCTCACTATTGATATTCCTAACGGCTTCCTAACGGTTCTCAGTCATCGAAGCGGTGAAACGACCACTAGGTGGAACGGCCTATTATCTTAGGTCaggtaggtatgtatgtgccGTAACAGTTCCCCAAGGTAGTCGACGTTGAACTCCCCACTCTCAACGGTTCATTGATGATCATCATTGCTCGCCACGTTTCCCCACGGGCTCGGAGCACAGTAATTACTAATTACCTATTACGTACCTGCACACATACTTAGATACACTACTAAGGGAGTGAATGTACGTAGGTCGGTCGCCACCAAGGCACCGTAGCGTACGAATTACATATATAGGTGTCACGCACATGATTGCACGGGTGAATTTCACATTTTCAAGTACCGAAACCGTGGATTCGCGATGTCGTGATTGGTATCCTTGTATGGCCAACCCTCGTTTGGAACTCTGCGTGGGGGGCTGCGGCCCAATGATGTTGACTGAACCGCCATGTCGCAATTCTAGCGGCAATGAAGCCATAAAAACATGCACCGAGTTGCACCAGGGTCCAACGTGAACTGTGGAAAGTGCCTGCTGCTCCCTTCCTGTCCAGGACCTTTGGCCGGCGACTTGTCCGCATGCAAGAGCGGCCATGTATATTTAAAGGGAAAGGAAGCGTCACGGAGGAAGATGATGCGCTATATCCTTCTTGTATGTAGGTAACAGCGTACAGCCTTGCAAGCCGCGGCCGGCCGTTACTCCCCCGATTTCTAGGTGTCTTCTCTGTCACCATTGACCGGGGTGCGTCTCCCAGGGAGAGAGAGGCCGGAGGTCGTGGGCTTGGAAACAACGAGATTACTCCAATAACTTTGCTGCCACCTCACCAACCGCCCTCTTCACCATGTCTGCGGAGACACCAAGTAAGCTGGCAGAGACCGGTGGTCCGGTTCTGCAGACGGAAAATGATTCCAACGTTGGCGGACTCAACAAAAAGTTGAAGAACGAGCCGGAACCGTCTTCCGGATCGGAACTGGAAGAGGTCGAATCCGGGACGGTGGACAAAAAGGCGCTGCTCCGGAAGCTTGACTGGCGGCTGCTTCCTGCTGTCGGTATCTTGTATCTTCTTTCGTTCCTCGACCGCAGCAATGTCGGAAACGCTCGTATCGAAGGTCTTGCCGACGACCTCCACATGACCGGGAACCAGTACCTGACCGGGTTGACGCTGTACTTCATCGGTTACGTTCTGTTTGAGGTAACCGGCTGCCGTACTCAGAGACGCCGTCTTGTCGAAAACCAAGCTAACAGGAAGCGGACTTGTGCGCTCTAGATCCCATGCAACATCATTCTCAAGAGGACAACGCCTCGGTTTTGGCTGCCCACCTTGACCATCGCGTGGGGTGTCGTAGCCACCCTTATGGGCATCGTCCAGAACCTGACGGGCTTCTTCATCGCCCGTTTCTTCCTGGGTGTGACCGAGTCCGGCCTCTTCCCCGGAGTGGTTTATTACTTCTCCATGTGGTATCAGAGACGGGAAAGGCAGTTCCGCATCTCGCTGTTCTTCGGTTTCGCCGCCCTGGCAGGCTCCTTCGGTGGCATCCTCGCCTACGTGAGTGATCATGCCGGAGAGAGAGACGGCGTAACATGCTGACTTTGAATCGGATAGGGAATCGGGAAGATGGCAGGCGTCGTATGGGAGAATGGCTGGCGATGGATCTTCATCCTCGTGAGTCTGCTCTGGTGCACGCAATCCAGGAGATTTCCCGATTAACCGAGCTGCAGGAAGGTATTGCCACCGTAGTCGTGGCTATCACCGCCTACTGGTTCATCCACAACTACCCCGAGACGGCTGGGTTCCTCTCGGATAAGGAGCGCAGTTTTATACTACAGCGCCTCGCAGCAGACAGTGACGCAACCCGCGACGAGCGCTTCACATGGGGCAATGTGAACAAGGCGCTACTCGATCCAAAATGTTGGCTGTATGGGTTCAGCTTCCACGCCATGAGTCTTCCGCTGTATACCTTCTCCCTCTTTCTGGTACGTAATCAATCAGCAGCGCCCCCCGGATGTTCTCCTGAACGTAATTATGCAGGCTAACTAAGCCCGGTCACCGTCCAGCCGACAATTATCAAAGATCTCGGCTATGAGGCGGCGAGCGCGCAGCTGCTGACGATTCCCCCTTACGCGTTGGCCTTCATCACGACCCTGGCCGTTGCAACGGTCTCGGAGCGGACAGGGCAGCGTGCCCTTCCCCTGATCGGGTCGTCACTATTTGCCATTATCGGGTACATCATTCTCTTGACAAATTCGGACCCCACAAACCGGCCGGGCGTGTCGTACCTGGGTACGTTCTTCGCCGCCGGGGGGATCTACCCGGCGACGGCACTGGCCCTGTCATGGCCTGCCATCAACGTCTCGGGCCAGACAAAGCGAGCCGTTGCCAACGCCATGCAAATCAGCATAGGCAACCTCGGCGCCGTCCTCGGTACGCAGCTCTATCGAGCCAACGATGGCCCTCGTTATTTTGTCGGTCACAGCTTCGCCCTGGGCTACTTGGTAGGCGAAATTGTCGTCTCATCGGCGCTGTACTTCCTGCTCAAGAGGGAAAATGAGAGGCGGGCAGCAATTAGTCCCGAGGTCAAAGAAGTGGGCGAGTTGGAAGATTGGAGCGGTGATGATGATCCTAGGTGGAGGTTCCAACACTGATGGCGAGGCGAGTGGTGATGGTGGAAGGAGACGGAACCCAACAGTTCATGCACACCTTCCTCGGTAGGCTGGTCATTTGTGTAGCTGCCTTGATGCTAAAGATCAGCCAGCTTTGTCACAGTGTGTCACAGTGCTTTTGTGCCCAATTTTGCACCTCTAACTCCGGTCAAGGGCCTACACAGTAGTGTATACGGACGTAGtttactccgtagtgtatgTGTAATTACCTCGTACAGTACATGAAGAAACATGACCACTCTCCGCAAGCACGAAGGATGGCTAGTGTAGTCCGTAGAGTCGCAAAATATTCGCCATACGAACCTTGTCATTTCCGTCGTGGAGTGCGCTGGCGCCAAAGGCCTCTGGTGGGTCCACACCCGGTTTACGCCGTTGGGCTAGGCCTCTTGGCGCGGGTGGTGCCGCTCTATTGCCGCGAGCGATCGGGGGACTGGCGCGATCAGCCAACTGGTTTGACAGCACAAATGATGACTAgaagtgtaatccgtaccctACACTAACTCTGGAGCGTAAACTACCGGGTATTCCATCTCGAAGTGTATCCATCGCGCAGCGGAGGGCAGGCTAGACGTGCATGTGTTCGGGGCTGTGGCTGCGCAGGAACTTTTCGAGATCGCGCCGCAGACCCCTGCTCATCGCGGAACAGCATCAAAAAAGCGGCATTGTTCTCCGCGGCGGGGACGCAAGAATGGGCCCCAGGCGCAGAATGTTTTTTCCGCACATCCAATCGCAGAATCGGATGAAGATGACGCAGGGGTCCGGGCGACATTTCCGGTGGTCCTCGAATCCGTTCGACGTTCGACACGAGGCCAGGCAACACCCAATGGTCTGGGGTTGGTACTGGGGTCAGGTAAGCTCGCTGCTCCCCGTTGGACAAGATCTGTTTCAGCAAAAGCTTTCGCAAAGCCTAGAACCACGTGGCGCAGCGACCGTTGGCCCCTGAAACTCGCACCTTTTGAAGAGAACCCCGAGTGCTTGGCAGGGGATACCCGTGTTAGAAAATAGAACGCCTTTGTGTCCGTGTCCGCGCTTTGACGGCGACTCACACCATCTTCTTTTTTTCAACATTATTTTATCTATTTTTTCTTGTTTCTTCAGTTCTCTTTTACAGTGTCCCTCGTTTGTTCTTTCCCATCCTTGCCCACAGCTATCTTATCATTCCGGCTCCCACTTTTTTCATTGGGTAATTACGGCACCTAATTAAACCGCACCTTCTTTTTCAACTACCGGGTGTCCTTCCCATCAGCGGGAGCAACCGCTCGTCGATCCTTGAAGGCAGCATCATGGCCGAAGAAGGAGGTCACGGTGCTGTTGTAGCCCCGAACGCTCATGCTCCCAGTGC
This genomic interval carries:
- a CDS encoding glycoside hydrolase family 6 protein (CAZy_ID 267767); the protein is MAKKLFITAALAAAVLAAPVIEERQNCGAVWTQCGGNGWQGPTCCASGSTCVAQNEWYSQCLPNSQVTSSTTPSSTSTSQRSTSTSSSTTRSGSSSSSSTTPPPVSSPVTSIPGGATSTASYSGNPFSGVRLFANDYYRSEVHNLAIPSMTGTLAAKASAVAEVPSFQWLDRNVTIDTLMVQTLSQVRALNKAGANPPYAAQLVVYDLPDRDCAAAASNGEFSIANGGAANYRSYIDAIRKHIIEYSDIRIILVIEPDSMANMVTNMNVAKCSNAASTYHELTVYALKQLNLPNVAMYLDAGHAGWLGWPANIQPAAELFAGIYNDAGKPAAVRGLATNVANYNAWSIASAPSYTSPNPNYDEKHYIEAFSPLLNSAGFPARFIVDTGRNGKQPTGQQQWGDWCNVKGTGFGVRPTANTGHELVDAFVWVKPGGESDGTSDTSAARYDYHCGLSDALQPAPEAGQWFQAYFEQLLTNANPPF